In one Nocardioides sp. NBC_00368 genomic region, the following are encoded:
- a CDS encoding acetyl/propionyl/methylcrotonyl-CoA carboxylase subunit alpha, with protein MRRVLIANRGEIAVRVVRAVAEAGLVSVAVYADQDADALHVRLADEAYVLGGSTAADSYLSIEWLLAAAQASGADAVHPGYGFLSESAEFARAVEAAGLTWIGPSPESIDKLGDKITARRIAQSVGAPLVAGTDRPLESADEAVAFAREHGLPIAIKAAFGGGGRGLKVARELEDVADAFESASREALAAFGRGECFVERFLERPRHIEAQVLGDGNGHVVVVGDRDCSLQRRNQKLVEEAPAPGLTDEQRRRIHDAARDICAAVSYRGAGTVEFLMGADGVISFLEVNTRLQVEHPITEAVTGVDLVAEQLKIAAGEGLSFSSTPEPVGHAIELRINAEDPGRGFLPSPGVVTGLRVPAGPGVRWDAGIEAGDTVQSAFDSLIAKLIVDAPDRDTALVRARRALRELSVEGVATVIPFDRVLLEDPAFSTDGFAVHTQWIETTLMPRLDAQRRPERAPEQPLRRVPIEIDGRRVMLGLPDDLLRGLAAGGSAPVGGAPVAAAADPSVLEAPVPGVLVEWLVADGEKVTEGQDVAVLDAMKMETRVTAHRAGVLARGTDVGGTVAIGDVLGKIE; from the coding sequence ATGCGCAGGGTGCTCATCGCCAACAGGGGAGAGATCGCCGTCCGCGTCGTGCGGGCGGTCGCCGAGGCCGGCCTGGTGTCGGTCGCCGTCTACGCCGACCAGGACGCCGATGCGCTGCACGTGCGGCTCGCCGACGAGGCGTACGTCCTGGGTGGCTCCACCGCCGCCGACTCCTATCTCAGTATCGAGTGGCTCCTGGCCGCGGCTCAGGCCTCCGGTGCCGACGCGGTGCATCCCGGCTACGGGTTCCTCTCGGAGAGCGCCGAGTTCGCGCGCGCCGTCGAGGCCGCCGGCCTGACCTGGATCGGCCCGAGTCCGGAGAGCATCGACAAGCTCGGCGACAAGATCACCGCGCGCCGGATCGCGCAGAGCGTGGGCGCCCCGCTGGTGGCGGGCACCGACCGGCCGCTGGAGTCCGCCGACGAGGCGGTCGCGTTCGCGCGCGAGCACGGCCTGCCCATCGCCATCAAGGCCGCCTTCGGTGGCGGCGGGCGCGGTCTGAAGGTGGCCCGAGAGCTCGAGGACGTCGCCGACGCCTTCGAGTCCGCCTCGCGTGAGGCGCTGGCCGCCTTCGGCCGCGGGGAGTGCTTCGTCGAGCGGTTCCTCGAGCGTCCGCGGCACATCGAGGCGCAGGTGCTGGGCGACGGCAACGGCCATGTGGTCGTCGTCGGCGACCGGGACTGCTCGCTGCAGCGGCGCAACCAGAAGCTCGTCGAGGAGGCACCCGCCCCGGGCCTGACCGACGAGCAGCGCCGCCGCATCCACGACGCCGCGCGGGACATCTGCGCGGCGGTCTCCTACCGCGGTGCCGGCACCGTCGAGTTCCTGATGGGGGCCGACGGGGTGATCTCGTTCCTCGAGGTGAACACTCGGCTGCAGGTCGAGCACCCGATCACCGAGGCGGTCACCGGGGTCGACCTCGTCGCCGAGCAGCTGAAGATCGCCGCAGGCGAAGGCCTCTCCTTCTCGTCCACCCCGGAGCCCGTCGGGCATGCGATCGAGCTGCGGATCAACGCCGAGGACCCGGGCCGCGGCTTCCTGCCGAGCCCCGGCGTCGTGACCGGCCTGCGCGTCCCCGCCGGGCCCGGAGTGCGCTGGGATGCCGGGATCGAGGCGGGCGACACGGTGCAGAGCGCCTTCGACTCGCTGATCGCCAAGCTGATCGTGGACGCGCCTGACCGCGACACCGCCCTCGTACGTGCCCGCCGCGCGCTCCGCGAGCTCTCGGTCGAGGGGGTCGCGACCGTCATCCCGTTCGATCGGGTGCTGCTCGAGGACCCGGCGTTCTCGACCGACGGGTTCGCGGTGCACACGCAGTGGATCGAGACCACGCTGATGCCCCGCCTCGACGCGCAGCGGCGACCCGAGCGGGCGCCCGAACAGCCGCTCCGGCGGGTGCCGATCGAGATCGATGGTCGCCGGGTGATGCTGGGACTTCCCGACGACCTGCTGCGCGGTCTCGCCGCGGGCGGGTCCGCACCGGTGGGCGGCGCACCGGTAGCGGCCGCCGCCGACCCGTCCGTGCTCGAGGCACCCGTTCCCGGCGTACTCGTCGAATGGCTCGTCGCCGACGGCGAGAAGGTCACCGAGGGTCAGGACGTCGCGGTCCTCGACGCCATGAAGATGGAGACCCGGGTCACCGCACATCGTGCGGGCGTGCTCGCCCGCGGCACCGACGTGGGCGGCACGGTCGCGATCGGTGACGTGCTCGGGAAGATCGAGTAG